A window from Cryobacterium sp. SO1 encodes these proteins:
- a CDS encoding deoxyguanosinetriphosphate triphosphohydrolase yields the protein MVNQTGYSIHDEARFRPEEHDSSRSDFARDRARLLHSSALRRLAAKTQVLSPAAGLDFARNRLTHSLEVAQIGRELALRLALDPDIVDTACLAHDIGHPPFGHNGEKALNTWAADIGGFEGNAQTLRLLSRLEPKVFGDNGESFGLNLTRASLDASCKYPWAADSSVSDPSGRAKFGFYEDDRAAFEWLRDGAPARQLCVEAQVMDLSDDIAYSVHDFEDAVVGGYLDVELLGSRSEHAALVTSMYEWTGGQFSHDELMAAYDRLDALDVWVRGWDAGRRDQGRLKNLTSQLIGRFSGTAVSATRAAYPDRHLIRFSAHVVVPREVQAEIGVLKGIVAAFVMSTHVRQPLYVEQRETLTYLADTLLDTGDEHLDPGFREDWAAAPDDSARKRVIVDQVASLTDQSAIALHRRLHLTREVRMEPWQV from the coding sequence GTGGTTAATCAGACCGGCTACAGCATCCACGACGAAGCACGATTCCGTCCGGAAGAGCACGACTCGAGCCGCAGCGATTTCGCCCGCGACCGGGCCAGGCTGCTGCATTCCAGCGCGTTGCGCCGCCTGGCCGCGAAGACCCAGGTGCTCAGTCCCGCCGCCGGCCTGGACTTCGCCCGAAACCGGCTCACCCACTCGCTCGAGGTCGCCCAGATCGGTCGGGAGCTGGCGCTCCGCCTGGCGCTGGACCCGGACATCGTCGATACCGCCTGCCTCGCCCACGACATCGGCCATCCGCCCTTCGGCCACAACGGCGAAAAAGCCCTGAACACCTGGGCGGCCGATATCGGCGGCTTCGAGGGCAACGCGCAGACCCTGCGCCTGCTCAGCCGGCTCGAACCCAAGGTCTTCGGTGACAACGGTGAAAGCTTCGGGCTCAACCTCACCCGCGCCAGCCTGGACGCCAGCTGCAAGTACCCGTGGGCGGCAGACTCCTCCGTGTCCGACCCGAGCGGCCGGGCCAAGTTCGGGTTCTACGAGGACGACCGGGCCGCCTTCGAGTGGTTGCGGGACGGTGCGCCTGCCCGGCAGCTCTGCGTCGAAGCGCAGGTGATGGACCTCTCCGACGACATCGCCTATTCGGTGCACGACTTCGAGGATGCCGTCGTCGGCGGCTACCTGGACGTGGAACTTCTGGGCAGCCGCAGCGAGCACGCCGCCCTGGTCACCTCGATGTACGAGTGGACCGGCGGGCAGTTCAGCCACGACGAGCTCATGGCCGCGTACGACAGGCTTGACGCCCTGGACGTCTGGGTGCGCGGCTGGGACGCCGGCCGGCGAGACCAGGGTCGGCTGAAGAACCTGACCAGCCAGCTGATCGGCCGGTTCAGCGGTACGGCGGTCTCGGCCACCCGGGCCGCATACCCCGACAGGCACCTGATCCGCTTCTCAGCCCACGTCGTCGTTCCGCGCGAGGTTCAGGCCGAGATCGGTGTGCTCAAGGGCATCGTGGCCGCGTTCGTGATGTCCACCCATGTGCGCCAGCCGCTCTACGTCGAGCAGCGTGAAACCCTTACCTACCTGGCCGACACCCTGCTGGACACCGGCGACGAGCACCTGGATCCCGGCTTCAGGGAAGACTGGGCAGCGGCCCCTGACGACTCCGCGCGGAAACGCGTGATCGTCGACCAGGTAGCCAGTCTCACCGACCAGAGCGCGATCGCGCTGCACCGCCGCCTGCACCTCACCCGGGAGGTGAGGATGGAGCCATGGCAGGTCTGA
- the dusB gene encoding tRNA dihydrouridine synthase DusB — protein MNTSTPTQNLLSPLQIGDIELDVPVVLAPMAGITNTAFRRLCREYGAGLYVSEMITSRALVERTPESMRLITHHESETTRSIQLYGVDPKTVSEAVTMLVAEDRADHIDLNFGCPVPKVTRKGGGAALPWKITLFREIVEAAVAAAGHIPLTVKMRKGIDSDHLTYLEAGRVAEGAGVAAIALHARTAADYYSGHADWSAIATLKNAITSVPVLGNGDIWSAADALRMVDETGCDGVVVGRGCLGRPWLFGDLAAAFRGDVLKAEPTLGQVADAFHRHAELLTEFFDSEERACRDVRKHVAWYFKGYPVGGDLRASLASVVSLEQLDELLATMDPDQPYPGIGAEGQRGRAGSPKKTSLPERWLDSRDIAGAERSNLTEGEGDTSGG, from the coding sequence ATGAACACTTCGACTCCCACGCAGAATCTGCTGTCCCCGCTTCAAATCGGCGACATCGAGCTTGACGTGCCGGTGGTGCTCGCCCCCATGGCCGGCATCACCAACACCGCCTTCCGCCGGCTCTGCCGCGAATACGGCGCTGGCCTCTACGTCAGTGAAATGATCACCTCCAGGGCGCTCGTCGAGCGCACCCCGGAGTCGATGCGCCTGATCACGCACCACGAGAGCGAGACGACCCGCTCCATCCAGCTGTACGGCGTCGACCCGAAGACGGTGTCAGAGGCCGTCACCATGCTCGTTGCGGAGGACCGCGCCGACCACATCGACCTGAACTTCGGCTGCCCGGTGCCCAAGGTCACCCGCAAGGGCGGCGGCGCGGCCCTGCCGTGGAAGATCACCCTGTTCCGCGAAATCGTCGAAGCCGCCGTCGCCGCAGCCGGACACATCCCGCTCACCGTCAAGATGCGCAAGGGCATCGATTCCGACCACCTCACCTACCTCGAGGCCGGACGGGTCGCTGAGGGAGCCGGTGTCGCCGCGATCGCGTTGCACGCCCGAACCGCCGCTGATTACTACTCCGGCCACGCCGACTGGTCGGCCATCGCCACCCTGAAGAACGCCATCACCAGCGTGCCGGTTCTCGGGAACGGCGACATCTGGTCTGCCGCCGATGCCCTGCGCATGGTCGATGAGACCGGCTGCGACGGCGTCGTGGTCGGCCGCGGCTGCCTCGGCCGCCCGTGGCTGTTCGGCGATCTCGCCGCCGCGTTCCGCGGCGACGTGCTCAAAGCCGAACCCACCCTCGGTCAGGTCGCGGATGCGTTCCACCGGCACGCCGAACTGCTCACCGAGTTCTTCGACAGTGAAGAACGCGCCTGCCGCGACGTGCGCAAGCACGTGGCCTGGTACTTCAAGGGGTACCCCGTCGGCGGTGACCTGCGCGCCAGCCTCGCCTCCGTCGTCTCACTCGAGCAGCTCGACGAACTGCTCGCGACGATGGACCCTGACCAGCCCTACCCGGGCATCGGCGCCGAAGGCCAACGCGGCCGCGCCGGCAGCCCCAAGAAGACCTCGCTGCCCGAACGCTGGCTCGACTCGCGCGATATCGCCGGGGCCGAGCGCAGTAACCTCACCGAGGGCGAAGGGGACACCAGCGGTGGTTAA
- a CDS encoding isoprenyl transferase yields MTPNPFRSAANSSGTPFTHKDAVPFKPVDWTGLYPPALPTRVVPEHVAVVMDGNGRWANARGLSRVEGHKAGEAALLDVVAGAIQIGVKHISVYAFSTENWKRSPDEVRFLMGFNRDVLHRRRDQLNDWGVRVRWAGRKPKLWASVINELQFAEKLTAGNDVLTLTMCVNYGGRTEIADAVRALAEDVAAGRLKPSGITEKSIQRHLYTSTRPDVDLFVRSSGEQRTSNFLLWQSAYAEMVFLDTLWPDFSRVDLWHAIELYAARNRRYGGAVDTPTA; encoded by the coding sequence ATGACGCCCAACCCCTTCCGTTCCGCCGCGAACAGCTCAGGCACTCCGTTCACCCACAAAGACGCCGTGCCGTTCAAACCGGTGGACTGGACCGGACTCTACCCGCCGGCGCTGCCCACCAGGGTGGTGCCAGAGCACGTCGCCGTGGTGATGGACGGCAACGGCCGCTGGGCCAACGCCAGGGGACTCTCCAGGGTCGAGGGCCACAAGGCCGGCGAGGCCGCGCTGCTCGACGTGGTCGCCGGGGCGATCCAGATCGGCGTCAAGCACATCAGCGTGTATGCGTTCTCCACCGAGAACTGGAAGCGCTCACCCGACGAGGTGCGGTTCCTGATGGGCTTCAACCGGGACGTGCTGCACCGCCGCCGCGACCAGCTCAACGACTGGGGTGTGCGGGTGCGCTGGGCGGGCCGGAAACCCAAGCTGTGGGCATCCGTGATCAACGAGCTGCAGTTCGCGGAGAAGCTCACCGCAGGCAACGATGTGCTCACTTTGACCATGTGCGTCAACTACGGCGGCCGCACCGAGATTGCGGATGCCGTGCGGGCGCTGGCCGAAGACGTCGCCGCCGGCCGGCTCAAGCCCTCCGGCATCACCGAGAAGTCCATCCAACGGCACCTGTACACCTCCACGCGGCCTGACGTCGACCTGTTCGTGCGCAGCTCGGGGGAGCAGCGCACCAGCAACTTCCTGCTCTGGCAGAGCGCCTACGCCGAGATGGTGTTCCTGGACACCCTCTGGCCTGACTTCTCCCGGGTGGACCTCTGGCACGCGATCGAGCTCTACGCCGCCAGGAACCGCCGCTACGGCGGCGCCGTGGACACGCCCACCGCCTGA
- the recO gene encoding DNA repair protein RecO — protein sequence MPVYRDEAVVLRTHKLGEADRIITLLTRQHGKVRAVAKGVRRTASKFGARLEPFMVVDVQLYIGRSLDIVNQAESIGSYGAVITADYGSYTAASAMVETADKLTESEGSLQQYLLLVGALRSLSRHEHGSGATLNSYLLRSLSMAGWAPSFQACARCGAPGPHSAFVAQVGGIVCDNCAAPGSPRLAPDTIALLSALLTGDWAYTAEASDTTHAQATGVVAAYTQWHLGRGLRSLEHVRP from the coding sequence GTGCCCGTTTATCGTGATGAAGCCGTCGTGCTGCGCACCCACAAGCTGGGTGAAGCCGACCGGATCATCACGCTGCTCACCCGCCAGCACGGCAAGGTGCGCGCGGTGGCCAAGGGCGTGCGCCGCACGGCGTCGAAATTCGGCGCCAGGCTGGAACCCTTCATGGTCGTCGACGTGCAGCTCTACATCGGCCGCAGCCTCGACATCGTCAACCAGGCCGAGTCGATCGGCTCCTACGGGGCCGTGATCACCGCCGACTACGGCAGTTACACCGCCGCCAGCGCCATGGTCGAGACCGCGGACAAACTCACCGAATCGGAAGGGTCCCTGCAGCAGTACCTGCTGCTTGTCGGGGCGCTGCGCTCACTGTCCAGGCATGAGCACGGCTCCGGCGCCACCCTGAACTCCTACCTGCTGCGGTCCCTCTCAATGGCCGGCTGGGCGCCCAGCTTCCAGGCCTGCGCCCGCTGCGGCGCGCCGGGGCCGCACTCGGCGTTCGTGGCCCAGGTCGGTGGCATCGTCTGCGACAACTGCGCCGCCCCGGGCTCACCCCGCCTCGCCCCCGACACCATCGCCCTGCTCAGCGCCCTGCTCACCGGGGACTGGGCGTACACGGCCGAGGCCTCAGACACCACCCACGCCCAGGCCACCGGGGTCGTCGCCGCATACACGCAGTGGCACCTCGGACGCGGCCTACGATCACTGGAGCACGTGCGCCCATGA
- a CDS encoding DsbA family protein has product MSETIKVDIWSDVQCPWCYIGKRKFEAGVAAFGDEVEVEYHSFELAPDTPVDFSGSPIDYLSERKGIPVPQVLEMLERVTGIAESVGLHYDYDSVHQTNTIKAHELLHYAKAHGLQLQMKESLLKTYFVDGGHVGRIEDLADLAATVGLDRSDVLRSLTDNEYLAAVKADVDQAAQYGIQGVPFFVIDGKYGISGAQDPDTFAQALRQVRGEKAAAATSTSMSTESMSTESMTTEETHA; this is encoded by the coding sequence GTGAGCGAAACCATCAAAGTAGACATCTGGTCCGACGTACAGTGCCCCTGGTGCTATATCGGCAAACGCAAGTTCGAGGCCGGCGTCGCCGCCTTCGGCGACGAGGTCGAGGTGGAGTACCACTCCTTCGAACTCGCCCCGGACACCCCCGTCGATTTTTCGGGCAGCCCGATCGACTACCTCAGTGAGCGTAAGGGCATCCCCGTGCCGCAGGTGCTGGAGATGCTGGAGCGCGTCACCGGCATCGCCGAGAGCGTCGGCCTGCACTACGACTACGACTCCGTGCACCAGACCAACACCATCAAGGCACACGAGCTGCTGCACTATGCCAAGGCGCACGGGCTGCAGCTGCAGATGAAGGAGAGCCTGCTCAAGACCTACTTCGTCGACGGCGGCCACGTCGGCCGCATCGAGGACCTCGCCGACCTCGCCGCAACGGTGGGCCTGGACCGCTCCGACGTGCTGCGCTCCCTGACCGACAACGAGTACCTCGCCGCGGTCAAGGCCGACGTCGACCAAGCCGCCCAGTACGGCATCCAGGGGGTGCCCTTTTTCGTGATCGACGGAAAGTACGGCATCTCCGGCGCCCAGGACCCTGATACCTTTGCGCAAGCCCTCCGCCAGGTGCGGGGCGAAAAAGCAGCAGCAGCGACCAGCACGTCCATGAGCACAGAGTCCATGAGTACAGAGTCCATGACCACAGAGGAGACCCACGCATGA